A stretch of DNA from Parus major isolate Abel unplaced genomic scaffold, Parus_major1.1 Scaffold535, whole genome shotgun sequence:
GTCCCTGGGATGTGACAGATCCCGAGGTTTTCCCAGCAATTCTGGGAATTTAGGGGATGGATCGGCAGcggggctgggaagggaatttttggggtgggaatggggatttttgggataaNNNNNNNNNNNNNNNNNNNNNNNNNNNNNNNNNNNNNNNNNNNNNNNNNNNNNNNNNNNNNNNNNNNNNNNNNNNNNNNNNNNNNNNNNNNNNNNNNNNNNNNNNNNNNNNNNNNNNNNNNNNNNNNNNNNNNNNNNNNNNNNNNNNNNNNNNNNNNNNNNNNNNNNNNNNNNNNNNNNNNNNNNNNNNNNNNNNNNNNNNNNNNNNNNNNNNNNNNNNNNNNNNNNNNNNNNNNNNNNNNNNNNNNNNNNNNNNNNNNNNNNNNNNNNNNNNNNNNNNNNNNNNNNNNNNNNNNNNNNNNNNNNNNNNNNNNNNNNNNNNNNNNNNNNNNNNNNNNNNNNNNNNNNNNNNNNNNNNNNNNNNNNNNNNNNNNNNNNNNNNNNNNNNNNNNNNNNNNNNNNNNNNNNNNNNNNNNNNNNNNNNNNNNNNNNNNNNNNNNNNNNNNNNNNNNNNNNNNNNNNNNNNNNNNNNNNNNNNNNNNNNNNNNNNNNNNNNNNNNNNNNNNNNNNNNNNNNNNNNNNNNNNNNNNNNNNNNNNNNNNNNNNNNNNNNNNNNNNNNNNNNNNNNNNNNNNNNNNNNNNNNNNNNNNNNNNNNNNNNNNNNNNNNNNNNNNNNNNNNNNNNNNNNNNNNNNNNNNNNNNNNNNNNNNNNNNNNNNNNNNNNNNNNNNNNNNNNNNNNNNNNNNNNNNNNNNNNNNNNNNNNNNNNNNNNNNNNNNNNNNNNNNNNNNNNNNNNNNNNNNNNNNNNNNNNNNNNNNNNNNNNNNNNNNNNNNNNNNNNNNNNNNNNNNNNNNNNNNNNNNNNNNNNNNNNNNNNNNNNNNNNNNNNNNNNNNNNNNNNNNNNNNNNNNNNNNNNNNNNNNNNNNNNNNNNNNNNNNNNNNNNNNNNNNNNNNNNNNNNNNNNNNNNNNNNNNNNNNNNNNNNNNNNNNNNNNNNNNNNNNNNNNNNNNNNNNNNNNNNNNNNNNNNNNNNNNNNNNNNNNNNNNNNNNNNNNNNNNNNNNNNNNNNNNNNNNNNNNNNNNNNNNNNNNNNNNNNNNNNNNNNNNNNNNNNNNNNNNNNNNNNNNNNNNNNNNNNNNNNNNNNNNNNNNNNNNNNNNNNNNNNNNNNNNNNNNNNNNNNNNNNNNNNNNNNNNNNNNNNNNNNNNNNNNNNNNNNNNNNNNNNNNNNNNNNNNNNNNNNNNNNNNNNNNNNNNNNNNNNNNNNNNNNNNNNNNNNNNNNNNNNNNNNNNNNNNNNNNNNNNNNNNNNNNNNNNNNNNNNNNNNNNNNNNNNNNNNNNNNNNNNNNNNNNNNNNNNNNNNNNNNNNNNNNNNNNNNNNNNNNNNNNNNNNNNNNNNNNNNNNNNNNNNNNNNNNNNNNNNNNNNNNNNNNNNNNNNNNNNNNNNNNNNNNNNNNNNNNNNNNNNNNNNNNNNNNNNNNNNNNNNNNNNNNNNNNNNNNNNNNNNNNNNNNNNNNNNNNNNNNNNNNNNNNNNNNNNNNNNNNNNNNNNNNNNNNNNNNNNNNNNNNNNNNNNNNNNNNNNNNNNNNNNNNNNNNNNNNNNNNNNNNNNNNNNNNNNNNNNNNNNNNNNNNNNNNNNNNNNNNNNNNNNNNNNNNNNNNNNNNNNNNNNNNNNNNNNNNNNNNNNNNNNNNNNNNNNNNNNNNNNNNNNNNNNNNNNNNNNNNNNNNNNNNNNNNNNNNNNNNNNNNNNNNNNNNNNNNNNNNNNNNNNNNNNNNNNNNNNNNNNNNNNNNNNNNNNNNNNNNNNNNNNNNNNNNNNNNNNNNNNNNNNNNNNNNNNNNNNNNNNNNNNNNNNNNNNNNNNNNNNNNNNNNNNNNNNNNNNNNNNNNNNNNNNNNNNNNNNNNNNNNNNNNNNNNNNNNNNNNNNNNNNNNNNNNNNNNNNNNNNNNNNNNNNNNNNNNNNNNNNNNNNNNNNNNNNNNNNNNNNNNNNNNNNNNNNNNNNNNNNNNNNNNNNNNNNNNNNNNNNNNNNNNNNNNNNNNNNNNNNNNNNNNNNNNNNNNNNNNNNNNNNNNNNNNNNNNNNNNNNNNNNNNNNNNNNNNNNNNNNNNNNNNNNNNNNNNNNNNNNNNNNNNNNNNNNNNNNNNNNNNNNNNNNNNNNNNNNNNNNNNNNNNNNNNNNNNNNNNNNNNNNNNNNNNNNNNNNNNNNNNNNNNNNNNNNNNNNNNNNNNNNNNNNNNNNNNNNNNNNNNNNNNNNNNNNNNNNNNNNNNNNNNNNNNNNNNNNNNNNNNNNNNNNNNNNNNNNNNNNNNNNNNNNNNNNNNNNNNNNNNNNNNNNNNNNNNNNNNNNNNNNNNNNNNNNNNNNNNNNNNNNNNNNNNNNNNNNNNNNNNNNNNNNNNNNNNNNNNNNNNNNNNNNNNNNNNNNNNNNNNNNNNNNNNNNNNNNNNNNNNNNNNNNNNNNNNNNNNNNNNNNNNNNNNNNNNNNNNNNNNNNNNNNNNNNNNNNNNNNNNNNNNNNNNNNNNNNNNNNNNNNNNNNNNNNNNNNNNNNNNNNNNNNNNNNNNNNNNNNNNNNNNNNNNNNNNNNNNNNNNNNNNNNNNNNNNNNNNNNNNNNNNNNNNNNNNNNNNNNNNNNNNNNNNNNNNNNNNNNNNNNNNNNNNNNNNNNNNNNNNNNNNNNNNNNNNNNNNNNNNNNNNNNNNNNNNNNNNNNNNNNNNNNNNNNNNNNNNNNNNNNNNNNNNNNNNNNNNNNNNNNNNNNNNNNNNNNNNNNNNNNNNNNNNNNNNNNNNNNNNNNNNNNNNNNNNNNNNNNNNNNNNNNNNNNNNNNNNNNNNNNNNNNNNNNNNNNNNNNNNNNNNNNNNNNNNNNNNNNNGGCGGCGCAGGAAACGCCGGTGATGCCGCTGGGGACGGAGCAGAGCAGCTACAGCTGTTTCAGGTGTTTGGAGTGTAAGGAGCAGTGCAAGGACAAGGCCGGGCTGGCGGCGCATTTCCAGCAGGTGACGGCGGGAGGAGGCAGCACGGTGAGAGACCGGACACGGTGGGGACATGGTGGGGGGAGATGGGGGGAGATGGTGGGAGAAGGTGGGACATGGTGGGACATGGTGAGACATGGTGGGACATGGTGGGACATGGTTGGAGATGGTTGGAGAGTGGTGGGAGATGGTGGGACATGGTGGGAGAAGGTGGGAGATGGTGGGGAGGTGGTGGGAGAAGGTGGGACATGGTGGGACATGGTGGGAGATGGTGGGAGAGGGTGGGGAGGTGGGGGGACATGGTGGGAGATGGTGGGACATGGTGGGACATGGTGGGAGATGGTGGGGAGGTGGTGAGAAGGTGGTGGGACATcatgagaagaaaggaagaaggtgGGACATGGTAGGAGAAGGTGGGAGATGGTGGGGAGGTGGGGGGACATGGTGGGAGAAGGTGGGACATGGTGGGAGAGTGGTGGGACATGATGAGAAGAAGGTGGGAGATGGTGGGAGAAGGTGGGACATGGTGGGACATGGTGGGACATGGTGGGACATCATGAGAAGAAGGTGGGACATGGTGGGGAGGTGGTGGGACATGGTGGGAGATGGTGGGGAGATGGTGAGAAGGTGGTGGGACATCAtgagaagaagggaagaaggtGGGACATGGTGGGAGAAGGTGGGGAGGTGGGGGGAGAAGGTGGGAGATGGTTGGAGAGTGGTGGGAGAAGGTGAGAGGACAGTGGGAACATCCATCTGTGGATCCcatcccataaatcccatcccataaatcccataaatcccataaaccccatcccataaatcccatccatcccataaatcccataaaccccatcccatcccaacaGATCCATCCTgatccatcccatcccagtccccACTGGAATCTCCCCAGTCTTGTTTGGATCCTGATCCCGTCAGGAATTCCCCAGAACTTTCTGGAACCCTGATCCCATTGGGAATTCCCCAGAACTTTCTGGAACCCTGATCCCNGGATAAAAGGGGAATatttggggtgggaatggggatttttgggataaAAGGGGAATatttggggtgggaatggggatttttgggataaaaggggaatttttgggatgggaatggggaataTTTGGGATAAAagggggggatttgggattggaaCGGAGATTTTTGGGATAAAagggggggatttgggattggaaTGGGAAATGAATGGGACAGAAATGGAACAGGAATAGAAATAAattggaatgggaatgggaatggaataaaaacaggaacagaatggaagtaaaatagaaataaaatggaacagGAAAGGGACGGGAATTagaacaaaatggaaaattaatggGAATTCTGGAGATAaagcaggaacaggaaaaggCTGCGGAACATCGGGATTCCCGGGATTTCTGGGGATGGAAACCCAGcaattcccactgggaaaacCCAAATTCCCAACACCCTCagcccctttttccccccctttttccAGCTCATTCCCAGCCATGGGGGACATGAAAACCCCAGATTTCGACGACCTCTTGGCCGCCTTCGACATCCCCGACATCGACGCCAACGAGGCCATCCACTCCCACCACGAGGATCCCGAATCCCACGGCAAACAAATCCCGGGAGATCCGGGAgccgccggccccgccgagCACGTCCTGCCCCACCCGGACATCTCGGCCGTCAGCGTCATCGTCAAGAACACCGTGTGTCCggagcagctggaaaacttgGATTCCCGAGGGAAGGAGGGCCACGGGATGGCCCCGAGGCTCCTCCAGAACGGATTCGGAGCTTCCGACGTTCCCAGATCGCCCAATTCCCGCTCCGGGGAGGCGCCTTCCAATGGGGAGTGCTGGGCCAAGGAGAAGAACTCCAAGGCTTTGGATTTGTTCTCGCATTTCAGCCCCGATCCCAACGAGGACGGCGCCAATTTGATCGACAGATCCCGGGAGTGCAAAGGCAAGGAGAAATCCCTGGCCGTGCCCTCGCTGGCTCCGTCCCCAACCCCGGCCGTGGATTCCAAGAGATCCCTGGGAGAATCCTCCGAGGGGCTGGACCCGCCTTTCCCGACGCCGTTCCGGGCGGGAGCGGCCGGCGACGGATCCCACCCCGTTCCCCGCATCAAGAAGGAGGAATCGGACTCGGAGGAGGCTCCGGccggcagctccagccccaagGGGTCGGTGTTGGATCACCTGAAATCCGTCAGCGTCCGTTATTCCGCCGCCGAGGGTTCTCCCGCCGCGCCGTGGCCGGGATCGGACGCGGCGGCGCCGGACGGCGGCAGCGGCGCCGCGGCGGCCGAGCTCAAACGCTCGCCCGGGAGCCCTCGGGAATCTTTCTCCTCTCCGGGAATTCCCATCCCGCCTTCTCCCAAGCAGCTCTCCCTGAAGGAAGAGCGGGAAATGCTGGAGAAATCCATGGGGAGCCCCGGCAGCGTTTCCAgcggcgaggaggaggaggaggaggaggaagaggaggaggaggaggaggaagaaaacaccaACTCgccctcctccagctcctcgcGGCCGCTCAAAGTCCGCATCAAAACCATCAAAACCTCCTGCGGCAGCATCACCAGGACGGTCACCAGGGTCTCCTCGGACTCGGAGCCGCCCTCCGCCGGCGTCCCGGGCcagcagaattcccaggaaaCCTCGGAATTCCCGGCGGAGGCGGCGCCCCGGGAGAAGCCGGAGCTGCCCGGCGCTGCGAAGGGCGCGGAGGGGCCCAGGACGGTGAGCGTGCAGCTGGGGAACGGCACCAAGCTGAAGGGCACGGTGCTGCCGGTGGCCACCATCCAGAGCGCCAGCAGCGCCATGCTGATCGCCGCCAGCGTGGCCCAGCAGAAATCCGCCGTCCTCCCGGCAAAGAGCGGCAAATCCGTGGCTAAAAACATCCTCAGCTTGGTGCCGCAACCCCTCCCCAAAGCCAATGGCGCCGCCAAACCCgacggcggcggcggcggcgtgGCGGCCAAATCGGCGCCCGGCGTGGCCGGCACCGTCATCTCCCGCAGCCAATCCAGCCTGGTGGAGGCTTTCAACAAAATCCTCAACGGCAAAAACCCTCTGCCCACCTACCGGCCCAACCTGAGCCCGCCCGCCGAGTCCAGCCTGGCGCTGCCGCCCGCCGGCTACCGCTGCCTGGAGTGCGGCGACGCCTTCGCGCTGGAGCGCAGCCTGGCGCGGCACTACGACCGGCGCAGCATGCGCATCGAGGTCACCTGCAACCACTGCGCCAAGCGCCTGGTGTTCTTCAACAAGTGCAGCCTGCTGCTGCACGCCCGCGAGCACAAGGACAAGGGCTTGGTGATGCAGTGCTCGCACCTGGTGATGCGGCCGGTGGCGCTGGAGCAGATGATCGGGCAGCCCGACGTGACGCCGCTGGCGGCNNNNNNNNNNNNNNNNNNNNNNNNNNNNNNNNNNNNNNNNNNNNNNNNNNNNNNNNNNNNNNNNNNNNNNNNNNNNNNNNNNNNNNNNNNNNNNNNNNNNNNNNNNNNNNNNNNNNNNNNNNNNNNNNNNNNNNNNNNNNNNNNNNNNNNNNNNNNNNNNNNNNNNNNNNNNNNNNNNNNNNNNNNNNNNNNNNNNNNNNNNNNNNNNNNNNNNNNNNNNNNNNNNNNNNNNNNNNNNNNNNNNNNNNNNNNNNNNNNNNNNNNNNNNNNNNNNNNNNNNNNNNNNNNNNNNNNNNNNNNNNNNNNNNNNNNNNNNNNNNNNNNNNNNNNNNNNNNNNNNNNNNNNNNNNNNNNNNNNNNNNNNNNNNNNNNNNNNNNNNNNNNNNNNNNNNNNNNNNNNNNNNNNNNNNNNNNNNNNNNNNNNNNNNNNNNNNNNNNNNNNNNNNNNNNNNNNNNNNNNNNNNNNNNNNNNNNNNNNNNNNNNNNNNNNNNNNNNNNNNNNNNNNNNNNNNNNNNNNNNNNNNNNNNNNNNNNNNNNNNNNNNNNNNNNNNNNNNNNNNNNNNNNNNNNNNNNNNNNNNNNNNNNNNNNNNNNNNNNNNNNNNNNNNNNNNNNNNNNNNNNNNNNNNNNNNNNNNNNNNNNNNNNNNNNNNNNNNNNNNNNNNNNNNNNNNNNNNNNNNNNNNNNNNNNNNNNNNNNNNNNNNNNNNNNNNNNNNNNNNNNNNNNNNNNNNNNNNNNNNNNNNNNNNNNNNNNNNNNNNNNNNNNNNNNNNNNNNNNNNNNNNNNNNNNNNNNNNNNNNNNNNNNNNNNNNNNNNNNNNNNNNNNNNNNNNNNNNNNNNNNNNNNNNNNNNNNNNNNNNNNNNNNNNNNNNNNNNNNNNNNNNNNNNNNNNNNNNNNNNNNNNNNNNNNNNNNNNNNNNNNNNNNNNNNNNNNNNNNNNNNNNNNNNNNNNNNNNNNNNNNNNNNNNNNNNNNNNNNNNNNNNNNNNNNNNNNNNNNNNNNNNNNNNNNNNNNNNNNNNNNNNNNNNNNNNNNNNNNNNN
This window harbors:
- the LOC107199259 gene encoding zinc finger protein 687, whose product is MGDMKTPDFDDLLAAFDIPDIDANEAIHSHHEDPESHGKQIPGDPGAAGPAEHVLPHPDISAVSVIVKNTVCPEQLENLDSRGKEGHGMAPRLLQNGFGASDVPRSPNSRSGEAPSNGECWAKEKNSKALDLFSHFSPDPNEDGANLIDRSRECKGKEKSLAVPSLAPSPTPAVDSKRSLGESSEGLDPPFPTPFRAGAAGDGSHPVPRIKKEESDSEEAPAGSSSPKGSVLDHLKSVSVRYSAAEGSPAAPWPGSDAAAPDGGSGAAAAELKRSPGSPRESFSSPGIPIPPSPKQLSLKEEREMLEKSMGSPGSVSSGEEEEEEEEEEEEEEEENTNSPSSSSSRPLKVRIKTIKTSCGSITRTVTRVSSDSEPPSAGVPGQQNSQETSEFPAEAAPREKPELPGAAKGAEGPRTVSVQLGNGTKLKGTVLPVATIQSASSAMLIAASVAQQKSAVLPAKSGKSVAKNILSLVPQPLPKANGAAKPDGGGGGVAAKSAPGVAGTVISRSQSSLVEAFNKILNGKNPLPTYRPNLSPPAESSLALPPAGYRCLECGDAFALERSLARHYDRRSMRIEVTCNHCAKRLVFFNKCSLLLHAREHKDKGLVMQCSHLVMRPVALEQMIGQPDVTPLANSHQAQKSKDDSSKKSPALLTPKAEPLEAPLAKNSEESSSSEEEEEEEPPSSPELRKSKRSRFQRKSGNKSKGSGWSCGVCHSWFPERDEYVAHMKREHGK